In the genome of Hymenobacter taeanensis, one region contains:
- a CDS encoding glycosyltransferase family 2 protein, producing MTVIIPNFNHANYLVQRIESVLQQTERDIEVLLLDDCSTDNSRDIIARYAAQDTRIQVVLNEHNSGSTFKQWIKGIGLAKGEYIWIAESDDYAEPNLLEVLLSKMESDSSVCLSYSSSWEVDEQNKVLCGPYAFYESLGLEFWQQDFILDGTEVIERFMSYRNVVPNASAVLLRRSCIDAVGMPNSDRKLVGDWQYWIRIMQQGNVAYHAAPLNYFRQHSNNVRSNVYVNGVVLEEEAYLLAYVGRIVPIEKSRLRDKVSEMNNRWFYSLLYYNLSKSTNKNIYKYMCEMDKDYNKHLTVDFVKFLFKNKCSGLRQIIGDKVIYKMIKK from the coding sequence GTGACGGTTATCATACCAAATTTTAATCACGCCAATTACTTGGTCCAGCGGATTGAAAGTGTGCTTCAGCAAACAGAGCGCGATATAGAGGTGCTATTGTTAGATGACTGCTCAACGGACAACAGTCGTGACATAATCGCCCGCTATGCTGCTCAAGATACCCGAATTCAGGTTGTACTGAATGAGCATAATAGTGGCAGTACCTTTAAACAATGGATTAAAGGCATAGGCCTAGCTAAGGGCGAGTATATCTGGATAGCTGAAAGCGACGACTATGCTGAGCCAAACCTTTTAGAGGTGTTACTATCAAAAATGGAGTCAGATAGCAGCGTTTGCTTGTCTTATTCCAGTTCTTGGGAAGTGGATGAGCAAAACAAGGTGCTATGCGGGCCTTATGCATTTTACGAGAGCTTAGGGCTGGAATTTTGGCAGCAAGATTTTATCCTTGATGGCACTGAAGTGATAGAACGTTTTATGTCCTATCGTAATGTTGTGCCTAATGCAAGTGCAGTATTACTACGTCGTAGCTGCATAGACGCTGTTGGTATGCCGAACAGCGATAGAAAGCTAGTTGGCGATTGGCAATACTGGATTCGAATTATGCAACAGGGTAACGTGGCCTACCATGCTGCACCCTTAAATTACTTTCGTCAGCATAGTAATAATGTAAGAAGCAATGTTTATGTTAATGGAGTTGTTCTGGAAGAAGAAGCGTATTTGCTAGCATACGTCGGGCGTATAGTTCCAATTGAAAAATCGCGCTTGCGTGATAAAGTATCCGAAATGAATAATAGGTGGTTCTATTCACTGTTATATTATAATCTCTCAAAATCAACCAATAAAAATATATACAAATATATGTGCGAAATGGATAAAGATTATAATAAGCATTTAACTGTTGATTTTGTTAAATTTCTATTCAAAAACAAATGTAGTGGCTTGCGCCAGATAATTGGTGATAAAGTAATTTATAAAATGATCAAGAAGTAA
- a CDS encoding glycosyltransferase family 2 protein has protein sequence MPTLSILIPAYNAGTYISETIRSVINQTFADWELIIVDDRSTDNTYEQACIWAAKDSRIKVYQNATNLGMLENWNYGISLCHSPYFVKLDADDIWMDTILAKSMRVLQENENVGLVFTRFVNITTTGEFIPGSDQPLPDFARGKAFSCLDVVKQGPDKMLSYPILRQGLSVMRRSVFDKVGLYRYLLTKATQAATDSEFYFRVGAHYDIFCIDEVLYQYRVHNSSISALDASSFLLDVKVYETKYCIISYYKDQNLLPEALADTFLTTIKKQHAFSAFAMMRKNKQWASALKIIGKQAFLYPGFTTNFYMKRVLNRLSL, from the coding sequence ATGCCCACGCTTAGTATTCTAATTCCTGCATATAACGCGGGTACTTATATCTCCGAAACAATCCGGTCGGTTATAAACCAGACCTTCGCCGATTGGGAACTCATAATAGTAGATGACCGCTCTACTGATAACACGTACGAGCAGGCGTGCATATGGGCCGCTAAGGACAGCCGGATCAAGGTATACCAGAACGCTACCAATCTTGGTATGCTTGAAAACTGGAACTATGGTATCAGCCTTTGTCACTCGCCTTACTTCGTTAAGCTGGATGCAGACGATATCTGGATGGATACCATACTTGCAAAATCGATGCGGGTGCTACAGGAAAACGAAAACGTAGGCTTGGTGTTCACTCGCTTTGTAAATATTACTACTACCGGTGAATTTATACCTGGATCAGACCAGCCCCTGCCTGATTTTGCCCGTGGCAAAGCGTTCAGCTGCCTCGATGTAGTTAAGCAAGGGCCTGATAAAATGCTGTCTTATCCAATTCTGCGACAAGGGCTTTCCGTAATGCGCCGGAGTGTATTTGATAAAGTAGGGTTATACCGGTACTTACTTACCAAAGCTACACAGGCTGCTACCGATTCGGAGTTCTATTTTCGGGTAGGAGCTCATTACGACATTTTCTGTATTGATGAGGTACTCTACCAATACAGAGTGCATAACAGCTCAATTAGTGCGTTAGATGCTTCCAGCTTTCTGCTAGATGTTAAGGTGTACGAAACCAAATACTGTATAATCTCCTACTACAAGGATCAAAACCTGCTTCCAGAGGCGCTTGCTGATACATTCTTAACGACCATCAAAAAGCAGCACGCTTTTTCGGCTTTTGCCATGATGCGTAAAAACAAACAGTGGGCGAGTGCTCTCAAAATAATTGGCAAGCAAGCTTTTCTATATCCAGGCTTCACCACCAACTTCTACATGAAGCGAGTACTAAACCGTTTGTCGCTGTAA
- a CDS encoding glycosyltransferase family 2 protein, with translation MENKEPSVSVIIPNYNHARHLPQRIESVINQDYKDIEVIILDDCSPDNSRDIIDAYAATDVRIRVEYNTQNSGSTFKQWNKGVSLARGKYIWIAESDDYADPTFLSTLLKPLEEDVKVGIAFCTSWEVDENNNLHRDNQAFYADINPDFWSKDFIISGIEIVKSYLVYRNIIPNASAVVLRKQVLLSIPPADETMKVIGDWLYWVQVLAECKLAFVAKPLNYFRQHTNNVRSGAVTNGQGLKEEAHLLGLMQQYTPLNTSFYELRINSFIARWFYGLINYNISSGYNKYIYKELKRTQPNFTKYLVKAGLLFLFSNKMSGIRQIIGDGILKERK, from the coding sequence ATGGAAAATAAAGAGCCTAGTGTGTCGGTAATTATTCCGAATTACAACCACGCTCGCCACTTACCTCAGCGAATAGAAAGCGTCATAAATCAGGACTATAAAGACATTGAGGTGATTATCCTCGATGATTGTTCACCTGATAATAGTCGTGATATTATCGATGCGTATGCGGCTACTGACGTAAGAATAAGAGTAGAGTATAACACCCAGAACAGCGGCAGTACCTTTAAGCAGTGGAATAAGGGGGTATCACTGGCCCGAGGTAAGTATATCTGGATTGCAGAAAGTGATGATTATGCAGATCCAACTTTCCTGTCTACTCTACTAAAGCCTCTTGAAGAAGATGTCAAAGTGGGTATTGCTTTCTGTACCTCATGGGAAGTTGATGAAAATAATAATCTGCACAGAGATAACCAAGCATTTTATGCAGACATCAATCCTGATTTCTGGAGTAAAGACTTTATCATTTCTGGAATAGAAATTGTGAAAAGCTATTTGGTTTATAGGAATATAATTCCGAACGCTAGTGCAGTAGTATTACGCAAACAAGTATTACTATCCATTCCGCCGGCCGATGAGACTATGAAAGTAATCGGCGATTGGTTGTATTGGGTGCAAGTATTAGCAGAGTGCAAATTGGCATTCGTGGCTAAGCCGTTAAACTATTTTCGTCAGCACACCAACAATGTGCGCAGCGGGGCTGTAACTAATGGTCAAGGGTTGAAAGAAGAGGCTCACTTACTGGGTTTGATGCAGCAATACACTCCATTGAATACTAGCTTTTATGAGCTAAGGATAAATAGTTTTATAGCTAGGTGGTTTTATGGATTGATTAACTATAATATTTCAAGTGGTTATAATAAGTATATATATAAGGAGCTTAAACGCACCCAGCCCAATTTCACCAAATATTTAGTTAAAGCCGGTTTATTATTCCTGTTTTCAAATAAAATGAGCGGCATTCGTCAGATAATTGGCGACGGTATTTTAAAGGAGCGTAAGTAA
- a CDS encoding ABC transporter ATP-binding protein: protein MSVADKRKAVGQFFLLIIASLLDVFGLASLIPVIMAASRPGSIFENKYSSYVYHALSFQSERNFLVFLILAVFAFFLFKNLFTVFVNYQQVRFTAHLALNIVTHQVNKHNNIPFWEYMRIGSGHLINDTVSVPQIYVNNIIRQLFAFFSELIIILVIVGGILIYQPSLFLILVIVLVPSALMTYRFLRDRSTRIGDEINAVRPQSFNVLHDLFHGFIELRLANKQEKFKNKLLVNEAKIQELEAKSNLYNQLPLKVIEMVAILAVVTIFLYSLFFADSPENLVTIIGLFAAAAYRLMPSANRLILSLVSFKQFKFTYETINKFSEYSIYQVPKQIDVSFSDMIVINNVSFSFPESPAPVLQNIYMQVKKGEKVGIIGASGSGKTTLMNILLRFYIEQEGFISVDGKKLTEANLQSWYKQIGYVKQDTFLMEASIQDNITLSDDQVDYDRLEYAIEQASLTEFINSLDDGIKTNIGERGSRLSGGQRQRIGIARALYKKTELLVMDEATSALDSETEREVNEAISRLSSTDITMFIIAHRITTLRDCTRIYELRDGKVIAEHQYDELIQKQLS, encoded by the coding sequence ATGTCCGTCGCAGATAAAAGAAAAGCGGTAGGACAGTTTTTTCTTTTAATAATAGCTTCTTTGTTGGATGTTTTTGGATTGGCATCACTTATTCCAGTGATAATGGCTGCATCGCGTCCAGGCTCAATATTTGAGAATAAATATTCATCTTATGTATATCATGCATTAAGCTTTCAATCTGAGCGCAATTTCTTAGTGTTTCTTATTCTGGCTGTATTTGCTTTCTTCTTATTTAAGAATTTATTTACCGTTTTTGTTAATTATCAGCAAGTGAGATTTACTGCGCACTTGGCGCTTAATATTGTTACTCATCAAGTGAACAAACATAATAATATTCCTTTTTGGGAGTATATGCGGATAGGTTCTGGACATTTGATAAATGATACGGTGTCTGTTCCGCAAATTTATGTTAATAATATAATTAGGCAGCTATTTGCTTTCTTCTCTGAGTTGATAATAATACTGGTAATTGTTGGGGGCATATTGATTTATCAGCCTTCGCTATTTCTGATATTAGTTATAGTTTTAGTGCCATCGGCATTAATGACTTATCGTTTTTTGCGTGATAGATCCACTAGAATAGGAGATGAGATAAATGCAGTGCGTCCACAGTCATTCAATGTGCTCCATGATCTTTTCCATGGTTTTATTGAGTTGAGATTAGCAAATAAACAGGAAAAATTTAAAAACAAACTTCTGGTAAATGAGGCGAAAATACAGGAGCTGGAAGCTAAATCTAATTTATATAATCAGTTGCCTCTTAAAGTAATTGAGATGGTGGCTATACTGGCTGTTGTTACAATATTTTTATATTCGTTATTCTTTGCTGATTCTCCTGAAAATTTGGTAACAATAATAGGATTGTTTGCAGCCGCTGCTTATCGTTTGATGCCATCAGCAAATAGGTTGATTCTTTCTTTAGTGTCCTTTAAGCAATTTAAATTCACATACGAAACTATTAATAAATTCTCTGAATACTCAATCTATCAAGTTCCCAAGCAAATTGATGTTTCGTTTTCTGATATGATTGTTATTAACAACGTATCATTCTCTTTTCCTGAGAGCCCTGCTCCTGTTTTGCAGAATATATATATGCAGGTTAAAAAAGGAGAGAAAGTTGGGATTATTGGTGCCTCTGGATCGGGCAAGACTACTCTAATGAATATTTTACTCAGGTTCTATATAGAGCAAGAGGGTTTTATAAGTGTTGATGGGAAAAAATTGACAGAAGCTAATTTGCAATCGTGGTATAAGCAAATTGGATACGTGAAGCAGGATACTTTTTTGATGGAAGCTTCCATTCAGGACAACATAACGTTGAGCGATGACCAGGTAGACTATGATCGGTTGGAGTATGCTATTGAACAGGCCTCACTAACAGAGTTTATAAACTCGCTTGACGATGGCATTAAAACAAATATTGGGGAAAGAGGATCCCGGCTATCTGGTGGGCAGAGACAGCGCATAGGAATAGCAAGAGCATTGTACAAGAAGACAGAGCTTCTGGTTATGGACGAAGCAACCAGCGCTTTGGACAGTGAGACCGAGAGAGAGGTTAATGAAGCAATTAGCCGATTGTCTAGTACTGACATAACGATGTTTATCATTGCGCACAGAATCACCACGCTTAGAGATTGTACCCGGATATATGAGCTACGTGACGGCAAAGTAATTGCAGAGCATCAGTATGATGAATTAATACAAAAGCAATTGTCGTAA
- a CDS encoding glycosyltransferase family 2 protein gives MTVSAVVPTYNGAHKILNILRALEGQDWAPDEVIVVVDGSTDNTIDLINRTEFSFKKLKVVEQLNKGRAVVRNRGFKEASSDLLVFFDDDMRPLPDCIRRHVIHHSKVPNSIAVGNVMEDYEVMKTDFQRYKAWLSRKWMSQFTSEDTTLINSKRPFITAANFSITKLLFAKLDGFDELLTDIEDFDLAMRASENNIPIYFLSNALAWHDEPVSCKTYIKRLREYKRAHNKLKAIKPSLYIKYSEKDEMNRAYKDKLFKLFAHEFWINIIDEGTLIAKLPQSMRYRLYDVVTTAAGVKFIN, from the coding sequence ATGACAGTTTCTGCGGTGGTTCCGACATATAATGGGGCCCATAAAATTTTAAATATACTTAGAGCCTTGGAGGGACAGGACTGGGCTCCTGATGAAGTGATAGTGGTCGTTGATGGATCAACAGATAATACGATCGATTTAATAAATAGAACCGAATTTAGCTTCAAAAAGCTCAAAGTAGTTGAGCAACTCAATAAGGGTAGAGCAGTAGTTCGCAACAGAGGATTTAAAGAAGCCAGTTCTGATTTGCTAGTTTTCTTTGACGATGATATGCGTCCTTTGCCGGACTGCATACGACGTCATGTCATTCACCATAGTAAAGTGCCGAATTCCATCGCGGTAGGAAATGTTATGGAAGATTATGAGGTGATGAAAACAGACTTTCAACGCTATAAGGCCTGGCTAAGCAGAAAGTGGATGTCTCAATTTACTTCAGAGGATACAACATTAATAAATTCAAAAAGGCCTTTTATTACAGCTGCAAATTTCTCTATAACTAAACTTCTGTTTGCTAAGCTAGATGGCTTTGATGAATTGTTAACGGATATTGAAGATTTCGATTTGGCTATGAGAGCTTCTGAAAACAATATACCTATCTATTTTTTATCAAATGCTTTAGCTTGGCACGATGAGCCAGTGAGTTGTAAAACATACATCAAGAGGTTACGTGAATATAAGCGCGCTCATAATAAACTTAAGGCGATAAAGCCAAGTTTATACATTAAATATTCTGAAAAAGATGAAATGAATAGGGCTTATAAAGATAAATTATTTAAGCTTTTTGCTCATGAATTCTGGATCAATATAATTGATGAGGGTACCTTAATAGCGAAACTCCCACAGAGTATGCGTTACAGGTTGTATGATGTTGTGACTACCGCAGCAGGGGTAAAGTTCATTAATTAA
- a CDS encoding glycosyltransferase family 4 protein yields MKSPIKVTYIVSGIEKSLAFEWIVKYSDSERIELSFILLDDHDTALGYFLQENHIKSKRIFYRGKQDVFSAIYKVAKQLREWGSDVVHTHLFDANIVGLIAAKICGISKRILTRHHSTFHHDYYPRAVYYDKFTNALATKIVAISEVVKNVLVDREGVKEEKISLIHHGFDLKAIEDLNLDSVNRVRKDYDIFTSGPVIGIIARQTFLKGIQYVIPAIQSLRKKYPELVLVLANAQGDYQAEIERLLISSLPISAFRQIKFEKDLSALYAQFDIYVHVPIDPYCEAFGQTYVEALAARIPSVFTLSGVANEFIRNEYNALVVPFKDSGSISKAIERLLDDKILQKNITENGYKDVNSLFGINSFIMKLQALYLN; encoded by the coding sequence ATGAAAAGCCCCATCAAAGTAACATATATAGTGTCAGGGATTGAAAAATCCCTGGCATTTGAGTGGATTGTAAAATACTCTGACAGTGAGCGAATAGAGCTTTCATTTATTTTACTTGATGATCACGATACAGCATTGGGATATTTTTTGCAGGAGAATCATATTAAATCAAAACGCATCTTCTATCGCGGAAAGCAAGATGTATTCTCTGCGATATACAAAGTTGCCAAACAATTGAGAGAATGGGGTAGCGACGTGGTTCATACACACTTGTTTGATGCAAACATAGTTGGTCTAATCGCTGCAAAAATATGTGGTATAAGTAAGAGAATTCTCACGCGTCATCACTCAACATTTCATCATGATTATTACCCAAGGGCGGTTTATTACGATAAATTCACTAACGCCTTAGCCACTAAAATAGTCGCAATTAGTGAGGTTGTGAAGAATGTACTTGTAGATAGAGAAGGGGTTAAAGAGGAAAAAATCTCTCTTATACATCACGGCTTCGATTTAAAAGCTATTGAGGATTTAAACCTTGACTCGGTTAACAGGGTCCGTAAGGATTATGATATTTTTACTAGCGGGCCTGTTATTGGAATCATAGCTAGGCAGACATTCCTGAAAGGCATACAATACGTAATTCCTGCTATTCAATCGCTGCGTAAGAAATATCCTGAATTAGTATTAGTATTAGCTAATGCACAAGGTGATTATCAAGCTGAAATCGAAAGATTGTTAATTTCGTCCTTGCCAATTTCTGCTTTTAGGCAAATAAAATTTGAAAAAGATTTATCCGCTTTATATGCTCAATTTGATATTTACGTTCATGTCCCAATAGACCCTTATTGTGAAGCCTTTGGACAGACATACGTTGAGGCATTAGCTGCACGAATTCCCTCTGTTTTTACTTTATCGGGTGTTGCAAACGAGTTTATTAGAAATGAATATAATGCATTAGTTGTTCCCTTTAAAGACTCTGGCAGTATTTCGAAAGCAATAGAACGCTTATTAGACGATAAAATTTTGCAAAAAAATATTACCGAAAACGGATATAAAGATGTAAATAGTTTATTTGGTATAAATAGCTTTATTATGAAGTTACAGGCTTTGTACCTAAACTAA
- a CDS encoding glycosyltransferase family 2 protein — MDLSIVIINYNTYELTKQCIQSVYRSTVGLEYEVVLVDNASIEVDPDVFLINFPRLKLIKSEVNLGFAGGNNLGISECKGRFILLLNSDTIVKDDSIIKAFAFLNQSPEIGVVSSRLVFPDGRHQSAAQRFPSIKYTLFELLRLQKIFSKAYRGRFMLGSFFDNRQTVEVDWVWGTFFMFRKEILDKLPGNRLNEDFFMYCEDMQWCWDIKKLGYKIYLYAEAEVVHIMGGSSGNKTAMNNGNRIIFLNKNYSAIERMIITALEKVL; from the coding sequence ATGGACTTGTCAATTGTAATAATAAATTATAATACTTATGAGCTGACGAAGCAATGTATTCAGTCGGTGTATAGGAGTACAGTGGGACTTGAATACGAAGTTGTGTTAGTTGATAATGCATCTATAGAGGTTGACCCTGATGTCTTTTTAATCAATTTTCCTCGTTTAAAATTGATTAAAAGCGAAGTTAATTTAGGTTTTGCTGGTGGCAATAATCTTGGAATTAGCGAATGTAAGGGTCGATTCATATTATTGTTAAACAGTGACACTATTGTCAAAGATGACTCTATTATAAAAGCATTTGCCTTTTTAAATCAAAGTCCTGAAATCGGAGTGGTTTCATCTAGATTAGTTTTTCCTGATGGAAGACATCAATCTGCTGCACAAAGATTTCCATCTATTAAATACACTCTTTTTGAATTATTGCGGTTGCAAAAAATTTTTTCAAAGGCGTATAGAGGTAGGTTTATGCTTGGGTCCTTCTTCGATAACAGACAAACAGTTGAGGTTGATTGGGTGTGGGGTACATTTTTTATGTTTAGGAAAGAAATTTTAGACAAGCTACCAGGAAATAGATTAAACGAGGACTTCTTTATGTATTGTGAAGATATGCAGTGGTGTTGGGATATTAAAAAGCTAGGATATAAAATTTATCTTTATGCTGAGGCAGAGGTTGTGCATATAATGGGTGGCAGTTCAGGAAATAAAACCGCAATGAACAATGGAAATAGGATTATATTTTTGAATAAGAATTATAGCGCCATTGAACGAATGATAATCACAGCACTAGAAAAGGTATTGTAA
- a CDS encoding glycosyltransferase family 2 protein, which translates to MKEICFFSVVIPSYNRESFIRATVESVVSQTYSDFEILIVDDGSTDKTADIVAPFLIDTRIKYFPKCNAERGAARNYGMARARGEYVLFLDSDDRWLPDHLATLYQAIQEQKQPNFIACKFQLERDGQLTPSDLASRPAGYYGLDIFLHGNPLACNFAVRRENPQLILFEEDRKYASVEDWMFMLQNMEHDHLYLVDAATVIMNDHDDRSMRADHRTMSDRWLKLPSWFDEHLHLTQVQRQQLLGHIYYLCAIHAYAADARNEALLYAWKALPALSVRQAAVLVARCMIGVGGVGLLKKFAKRS; encoded by the coding sequence ATGAAAGAGATTTGCTTTTTCTCAGTAGTAATTCCCTCGTATAATCGTGAATCGTTTATCCGTGCAACAGTTGAGTCAGTTGTATCGCAAACTTACTCTGATTTTGAGATTCTAATTGTTGATGATGGAAGCACTGACAAGACAGCAGATATCGTAGCTCCTTTTCTGATTGACACTCGAATAAAGTACTTCCCAAAGTGTAATGCTGAGCGGGGCGCTGCCCGTAATTATGGGATGGCCCGTGCCCGGGGTGAGTATGTTTTGTTTCTGGATTCTGATGATCGCTGGCTTCCAGATCACTTAGCTACCTTATACCAGGCTATACAGGAGCAGAAGCAGCCTAACTTTATTGCCTGTAAATTTCAGCTGGAGCGCGATGGTCAACTGACGCCGAGCGACCTAGCATCTCGGCCTGCCGGCTACTATGGGCTGGATATATTTCTACATGGCAATCCTTTGGCTTGTAATTTTGCGGTTCGCCGGGAAAATCCACAACTAATACTATTTGAGGAGGACCGCAAGTATGCATCTGTGGAAGACTGGATGTTTATGCTACAAAATATGGAGCATGATCACTTGTACTTGGTTGACGCCGCCACAGTTATAATGAATGACCATGATGATCGTTCGATGCGAGCCGACCACCGGACTATGTCTGATCGTTGGCTCAAGTTACCATCTTGGTTTGACGAACATCTACATCTGACCCAAGTGCAACGACAGCAACTGCTAGGGCATATTTACTACCTTTGTGCCATCCATGCCTATGCTGCCGATGCCCGTAATGAGGCATTACTGTATGCTTGGAAAGCATTGCCAGCGTTATCTGTTCGGCAGGCGGCCGTATTGGTTGCCCGTTGTATGATAGGCGTTGGAGGAGTGGGCTTACTGAAGAAGTTTGCTAAGCGTTCTTAG
- the asnB gene encoding asparagine synthase (glutamine-hydrolyzing), which produces MCGIAGFLNLTTAAPLTEEMLRSMTTCLAHRGPDADGFYFDGQIGLGHRRLSILDLSSAANQPMFSHNERYVTVFNGEVYNFQEIRDRLGLHMRTTSDTEVILEAFVKLGSSFVQELNGMFAIAIYDRQTKQLDVFRDRLGKKPVYYYLDANTFAFASELKSLVNLSPIRQRLTVDKAAVNQFLYLGYIPRPRSIYNEIKKMDSGAHIRVNGSQFNEERYWKLEEKVSAEVLRDEQEAKKQLHDLVHSSVRYRMIADVPFGTFLSGGIDSSLVTAIAQDVSATPVKTFSIGFDSAKHNESNFAAAVAKHVGTDHHSFTVTEREARESMAELATIYDEPYADSSAVPTLMVSKLARQHVTMALSGDGGDELFHGYGMYTWANRMAQGSVKLLRHPARLVMQQMSNRYKRVADLLNYPAQERLRSHIFSQEQYLFSEKEIGNLLRPGLNDLPALPEQWPSPRPLTPAEQQAIFDMQYYLQDDLLVKVDRASMRYSLETRGPLLDYRIAEFALNLDPALKVKNGVSKYLLKQVLYDYVPAHIFDRPKWGFSIPLGTWLKKDLHYLIDEYLNPQVLEQVGFVRPEVVQGLVKRFEGGEDHLYNRVWLLIVLHQWATTHQMTA; this is translated from the coding sequence ATGTGCGGTATTGCTGGTTTTTTGAATCTTACAACGGCCGCCCCTCTCACTGAAGAGATGCTTCGGAGCATGACCACGTGTCTGGCACACCGGGGACCTGATGCCGACGGGTTTTATTTTGACGGACAAATAGGCCTAGGCCACCGACGTCTAAGCATTCTTGACTTGTCCTCGGCGGCCAATCAGCCGATGTTCTCGCATAACGAGCGGTACGTCACGGTTTTCAACGGCGAGGTCTACAATTTTCAAGAGATTCGTGACCGCCTAGGCCTACACATGCGCACAACTTCCGATACAGAAGTTATACTGGAAGCTTTTGTGAAGTTGGGATCGAGCTTTGTGCAAGAGTTGAATGGTATGTTTGCTATTGCCATCTACGACAGGCAAACCAAGCAATTGGATGTGTTTCGGGATCGGCTGGGTAAAAAACCGGTTTACTACTATTTAGATGCTAACACTTTTGCCTTTGCCTCAGAGCTGAAATCATTAGTGAATCTGTCGCCTATAAGACAGCGCTTGACGGTAGATAAAGCAGCAGTAAACCAGTTCTTGTATCTTGGATACATTCCACGCCCACGTTCCATCTACAACGAAATCAAGAAGATGGATTCCGGAGCGCACATTCGTGTAAACGGGAGCCAGTTTAACGAAGAGCGCTATTGGAAATTAGAGGAGAAGGTTAGTGCCGAAGTACTGCGTGATGAGCAGGAAGCGAAGAAGCAGCTGCACGATCTTGTGCATAGCTCTGTACGATACAGAATGATTGCCGATGTGCCCTTCGGTACATTCCTCAGCGGTGGTATCGATTCTAGCTTGGTTACAGCCATAGCACAAGATGTGTCAGCAACACCAGTAAAGACCTTCTCAATTGGTTTCGATTCAGCTAAACATAATGAGTCAAACTTTGCAGCAGCGGTAGCTAAGCACGTTGGAACTGACCACCACAGTTTTACTGTGACTGAGCGTGAGGCTCGCGAGAGTATGGCAGAACTAGCTACTATCTATGATGAGCCTTATGCTGACTCTTCGGCCGTGCCAACGCTAATGGTCTCGAAGCTGGCCCGGCAACACGTCACTATGGCTTTATCGGGGGATGGAGGGGATGAACTGTTTCACGGCTACGGAATGTACACTTGGGCGAATCGTATGGCCCAGGGCAGCGTGAAGCTGCTGCGTCATCCGGCACGGCTTGTAATGCAGCAGATGAGCAACCGATACAAACGAGTAGCCGATCTGTTGAATTACCCCGCCCAAGAGCGGTTGCGAAGTCATATTTTCTCGCAGGAACAGTATCTGTTTTCGGAAAAGGAAATTGGAAACTTATTGCGGCCGGGCCTAAATGACTTGCCAGCACTACCGGAGCAGTGGCCTAGCCCGCGGCCGCTGACGCCTGCTGAGCAGCAAGCCATTTTTGACATGCAGTATTACCTGCAGGACGATCTATTGGTGAAAGTGGACCGTGCATCCATGCGTTATTCCCTGGAAACGAGGGGGCCGCTTCTGGATTATCGCATTGCAGAATTTGCGTTGAATTTGGATCCGGCGTTGAAGGTGAAAAACGGGGTCAGCAAGTATCTGCTCAAACAGGTGCTCTACGACTATGTGCCCGCTCACATATTTGATAGGCCGAAGTGGGGTTTTTCGATACCCTTGGGCACTTGGCTGAAAAAGGATCTGCACTATCTGATTGATGAGTATTTGAATCCGCAGGTATTGGAACAAGTAGGCTTCGTACGGCCAGAGGTAGTGCAAGGATTGGTGAAGCGATTTGAAGGGGGAGAAGACCACTTATACAACCGCGTTTGGCTGCTCATTGTGCTGCATCAATGGGCCACTACGCATCAAATGACAGCTTAA